A genomic segment from Nicotiana tabacum cultivar K326 chromosome 7, ASM71507v2, whole genome shotgun sequence encodes:
- the LOC107781002 gene encoding uncharacterized protein LOC107781002 isoform X2 — protein MLGISYGELFVLLGATAALIGPKDLPIIARTAGRFAGRSIGYVQLARGQFESVMQQSQARQDYSSRKPLTDMHSQAAAYARLAETTPLKSISIDKECLSELTEESGSIIVLPVSAESAGLLPKRKVKWMI, from the exons ATGTTGGGAATTTCATACGGAGAGCTATTTGTCTTGCTTGGCGCTACTGCTGCTCTTATTG GACCTAAAGATTTGCCAATCATAGCAAGAACAGCTGGCAGATTTGCTGGGCGTTCCATTGGTTATGTTCAATTGGCCCGTGGTCAATTTGAAAGTGTTATGCAGCAGTCTCAAGCTCGTCAG GACTATAGTTCAAGGAAACCTTTGACCGATATGCACAGCCAAGCTGCTGCTTATGCTAGATTGGCTGAAACGACACCTTTGAAATCCATTTCTATAGATAAGGAATGTCTGAGTGAGCTGACTGAAGAATCTGGCAGTATTATTGTGCTCCCTGTCTCAGCAGAGAGTGCAGGGTTGTTGCCTAAACGTAAAG TGAAGTGGATGATTTGA
- the LOC107781002 gene encoding uncharacterized protein LOC107781002 isoform X3 → MLGISYGELFVLLGATAALIGPKDLPIIARTAGRFAGRSIGYVQLARGQFESVMQQSQARQVHKELQDTIAQLEAIRHEIRTISFMNPGPMTLRLVDSTNTAAANNAVKWMI, encoded by the exons ATGTTGGGAATTTCATACGGAGAGCTATTTGTCTTGCTTGGCGCTACTGCTGCTCTTATTG GACCTAAAGATTTGCCAATCATAGCAAGAACAGCTGGCAGATTTGCTGGGCGTTCCATTGGTTATGTTCAATTGGCCCGTGGTCAATTTGAAAGTGTTATGCAGCAGTCTCAAGCTCGTCAG GTGCATAAGGAACTGCAAGATACCATTGCTCAACTGGAAGCCATACGTCATGAAATTCGAACTATCTCTTTTATGAATCCTGGTCCAATGACATTGAGGCTAGTAGACAGCACCAACACAGCAGCTGCAAATAACGCTG TGAAGTGGATGATTTGA
- the LOC107781002 gene encoding uncharacterized protein LOC107781002 isoform X1, translated as MLGISYGELFVLLGATAALIGPKDLPIIARTAGRFAGRSIGYVQLARGQFESVMQQSQARQVHKELQDTIAQLEAIRHEIRTISFMNPGPMTLRLVDSTNTAAANNADEAKGSDIVLEAILEAEVANNAKEFFSQPQNQLKSD; from the exons ATGTTGGGAATTTCATACGGAGAGCTATTTGTCTTGCTTGGCGCTACTGCTGCTCTTATTG GACCTAAAGATTTGCCAATCATAGCAAGAACAGCTGGCAGATTTGCTGGGCGTTCCATTGGTTATGTTCAATTGGCCCGTGGTCAATTTGAAAGTGTTATGCAGCAGTCTCAAGCTCGTCAG GTGCATAAGGAACTGCAAGATACCATTGCTCAACTGGAAGCCATACGTCATGAAATTCGAACTATCTCTTTTATGAATCCTGGTCCAATGACATTGAGGCTAGTAGACAGCACCAACACAGCAGCTGCAAATAACGCTG ATGAAGCAAAAGGGTCTGACATTGTGTTAGAAGCGATACTGGAGGCAGAAGTGGCAAATAATGCCAAAGAGTTTTTCTCACAGCCACAAAATCAATTAAAAAGTGATTGA